In Pirellulales bacterium, the following proteins share a genomic window:
- a CDS encoding PEP-CTERM sorting domain-containing protein, with translation MIRKINLFTHPAALGVAVAVVLAAGPAWATSVTSTILLGPSNGAGNLGTFSSSVTIATGSDLALGSNAISGNYKQHVVFFNTNIGFSAQNQTSSLTLSPSPVTVNATDGSGTANLTYDDLTPGTPQMLNSFSTNLSGSTNTGLTINAGGISMSTSVGTLTLTPTFSGSIKNISFTSSGSADASNGAAIDGTYSVTLNGSVTGSLSVLGVPLNIGTLYTLPTDTVVTFDGTLPIADLTTADTGVPFGPFVNTAQKDNMLATFASNLGGLQIPFSFVAPLSTNENFSVGGSSSGVTSINIQNTTLTANIVLSNLQFDQTGQVNGVLVPEPNSLALGGMALVGLAGMVYRRKRSA, from the coding sequence ATGATCCGGAAAATCAATTTGTTCACCCACCCTGCTGCGCTAGGCGTGGCAGTTGCCGTCGTGCTGGCGGCAGGCCCCGCGTGGGCGACAAGTGTTACCAGCACAATTCTGCTTGGCCCCAGCAATGGCGCCGGGAATCTTGGCACTTTCTCAAGCAGTGTCACAATTGCTACGGGGTCAGATCTGGCCCTGGGCAGCAATGCCATCTCCGGCAACTACAAACAGCACGTTGTCTTCTTCAACACCAACATCGGTTTCTCGGCGCAGAATCAGACCTCTAGTCTGACTCTCTCGCCCAGCCCGGTGACCGTCAACGCGACGGACGGCAGCGGTACGGCCAATCTGACGTACGATGATCTCACCCCGGGCACGCCGCAGATGCTGAACTCCTTCAGCACCAACCTCAGCGGTAGCACAAACACCGGGTTGACGATCAATGCCGGCGGAATTTCGATGAGCACCAGCGTCGGTACCTTGACGCTGACGCCCACCTTCTCGGGTTCGATCAAGAACATCTCGTTCACGTCGTCCGGCTCGGCTGACGCGAGTAATGGTGCAGCGATTGACGGCACGTACTCCGTGACCCTCAACGGTAGCGTCACCGGTTCGCTAAGCGTACTAGGCGTTCCACTGAACATCGGCACGCTGTACACCTTGCCGACGGACACCGTCGTGACGTTCGACGGTACGTTGCCGATTGCGGATCTAACGACAGCAGATACGGGCGTTCCGTTCGGCCCATTCGTCAACACGGCGCAGAAGGATAACATGTTGGCGACGTTTGCTTCGAATCTGGGTGGGCTGCAGATTCCGTTCTCGTTCGTGGCTCCGCTGAGCACCAACGAGAATTTCAGTGTCGGCGGCAGCTCGAGCGGTGTGACGTCGATCAACATCCAGAACACGACGCTGACGGCCAACATCGTGCTCAGCAATTTGCAATTCGACCAGACCGGTCAGGTTAACGGCGTCCTCGTTCCTGAGCCCAATTCGCTGGCCTTGGGCGGCATGGCGCTAGTCGGCCTTGCCGGCATGGTTTATCGTCGCAAGCGTTCTGCTTAG